The following coding sequences are from one Aquificaceae bacterium window:
- a CDS encoding PIG-L family deacetylase: MTHSSGILLIIAHPDDEVLGCGGTVAKFSEEGNEVYTLILGEGITSRDEKREPKTRKVELEALREDALMANRLLGVKKVIFCDFPDNRFDSVPLLDIVKTVEKVIEEIKPEIIFTHHGGDLNIDHQITYRAVLTATRPQPGSSVKEIYSCEVLSSTEWAYPVSFQPDTYFTLSEKHIRKKIEAMQCYRSELRQYPHPRSIEGIEYLAKLRGMQVGCEYAEGFKLVRKIL, encoded by the coding sequence ATGACTCATAGTTCAGGTATTTTGTTAATCATTGCACATCCAGACGATGAAGTTCTCGGTTGCGGGGGAACAGTTGCAAAGTTTTCTGAAGAGGGCAATGAGGTTTATACTCTGATACTTGGAGAAGGTATAACGTCAAGGGATGAGAAAAGAGAGCCAAAGACAAGAAAGGTGGAGCTTGAAGCTCTCAGAGAAGATGCTTTAATGGCTAACAGATTACTGGGTGTTAAAAAAGTAATATTCTGTGATTTTCCGGACAACAGGTTTGATAGCGTCCCTTTGCTTGATATCGTAAAAACAGTGGAAAAAGTAATAGAGGAGATAAAACCGGAAATAATTTTCACCCATCACGGAGGAGACCTGAACATAGACCATCAGATAACTTACAGAGCCGTGCTAACGGCTACGAGGCCTCAGCCGGGTAGTTCTGTAAAAGAGATATACTCCTGTGAAGTTCTATCCTCCACAGAATGGGCTTACCCAGTCAGTTTTCAACCAGACACATACTTTACGCTTTCAGAGAAGCACATCAGGAAGAAAATTGAGGCAATGCAATGCTACAGGAGTGAATTGAGGCAATACCCCCATCCAAGGTCCATAGAAGGAATAGAATATTTAGCAAAATTGAGGGGCATGCAGGTAGGTTGTGAATATGCTGAAGGCTTTAAACTGGTGAGGAAAATACTATGA
- a CDS encoding glycosyltransferase, whose protein sequence is MKILILTEGSSHIGHGHITRCLSLYEAFSVYGQKPFMLVAGDGSVEGVLRGVNHRIFDWHGRWKEVRDILKDYHLVVVDSYIAGREIYEDISGSARLGLFIDDYKRLDYPPGVVLNGGVYAEELCYPERTGVRYLLGPKYIPLRSAFWKIGKKAIRKRLRRVLITFGGDDTRNMTPRVVNLLLETRKDLELFVVVGKGFGNKDGIYRFRHEGVKIFEGLSAEGMRDIMLSVDVAISAGGQTTYELARTGTPTILVAVAENQLLNCKGWEKQGSALYAGWWEEKVLMENLLSALNRLADWNLRKEMSRRGRRLVDGRGALRVARELLRTYDYKHGASRASKELYHKNLPRHSISPERKPGLA, encoded by the coding sequence GTGAAAATACTGATTCTTACCGAAGGCTCTTCTCATATAGGCCACGGACACATCACTAGGTGTCTTTCCCTTTATGAAGCCTTCTCAGTATACGGTCAGAAGCCTTTTATGTTAGTGGCCGGAGACGGCTCGGTGGAGGGGGTTTTGAGAGGGGTAAACCATCGCATTTTTGACTGGCACGGGCGGTGGAAGGAGGTGAGGGATATCCTGAAAGACTATCACCTCGTTGTGGTTGACTCTTACATTGCGGGGAGAGAAATCTACGAAGACATATCCGGCTCTGCAAGGCTCGGGCTGTTCATAGACGACTACAAAAGGCTTGATTACCCACCAGGTGTTGTGCTCAACGGCGGAGTTTACGCAGAAGAGCTCTGCTATCCCGAAAGGACTGGGGTCAGATACCTTCTTGGACCAAAATACATACCCCTCAGAAGTGCCTTCTGGAAGATAGGGAAAAAAGCCATAAGAAAAAGGCTTAGAAGGGTTCTCATAACCTTTGGTGGGGACGACACCAGAAACATGACGCCACGGGTAGTCAATCTTCTTCTGGAAACCAGAAAAGACTTAGAGCTCTTTGTGGTTGTAGGCAAGGGCTTTGGCAACAAAGATGGCATTTACAGGTTCAGGCATGAAGGGGTAAAGATTTTTGAAGGTCTGTCTGCGGAGGGTATGAGGGATATAATGCTTTCTGTGGACGTAGCCATAAGCGCCGGCGGTCAAACAACCTACGAGCTTGCAAGAACTGGCACGCCTACCATTCTCGTTGCGGTCGCCGAAAATCAACTTCTAAACTGCAAGGGCTGGGAAAAGCAGGGCTCTGCCCTCTACGCCGGCTGGTGGGAGGAGAAGGTGCTTATGGAGAACTTGCTTTCTGCCCTTAACAGGCTTGCGGACTGGAACTTGAGAAAAGAAATGTCCAGAAGGGGCAGGAGGCTGGTGGACGGCAGAGGTGCTCTGAGAGTTGCCAGAGAGCTTTTGAGAACATATGATTATAAACATGGAGCAAGCAGAGCTTCAAAAGAGCTATACCATAAGAACCTTCCACGACATAGTATCAGCCCTGAAAGAAAACCCGGCCTGGCTTGA
- the pseH gene encoding UDP-4-amino-4,6-dideoxy-N-acetyl-beta-L-altrosamine N-acetyltransferase: protein MKILFLGGNQHSLELFEWLKEIVEDVVYTEEQVNLEYMKSISPDFIISYNYKHIIPRDVVRAYCPRIINLHISFLPYNRGAYPNVWSFLEDTPKGVTIHLVDEGVDTGDILLQREVFIDEEKETLRSSYLKLHREIQKLFKENWDRIKNMEIKPLKQHGGGQCTTGENTQSLNLSSEKRDGTRPSESLRRDIELGKVLLKNFVNLTEEEREMVRRWRNHPEVRRWMYTDHEISVEEHKEFVENLKRDKRNFYYLVCSEGKLIGVIYLNKVDLHNRNAYFGIYANPEEKIHGAGLILERSAISLAFEVAGLHTLKLEVIEDNERATNFYKRMGFVEEGRLREFVFKDGRWKDVIVMGMINPASERAL from the coding sequence ATGAAAATCCTTTTCCTTGGCGGAAACCAGCACAGCTTAGAGCTTTTTGAGTGGTTGAAAGAAATAGTAGAGGATGTAGTATACACAGAAGAGCAGGTGAACCTTGAGTATATGAAATCTATAAGCCCAGACTTCATAATAAGCTACAACTACAAGCACATAATACCCAGAGATGTGGTTCGTGCATACTGTCCAAGGATAATAAACCTGCATATATCCTTTTTGCCTTACAACAGGGGAGCGTATCCCAACGTCTGGAGCTTTCTGGAGGATACGCCCAAGGGGGTTACCATTCACCTTGTTGACGAGGGCGTGGACACAGGGGACATTCTCCTGCAGAGGGAGGTCTTCATTGATGAGGAAAAAGAAACCCTCAGGAGCTCATACCTGAAACTTCACAGAGAGATTCAGAAACTTTTTAAAGAAAACTGGGATAGAATAAAAAATATGGAAATCAAGCCACTTAAGCAACACGGGGGGGGTCAGTGCACTACAGGAGAGAATACGCAATCTTTGAACCTTTCATCAGAGAAAAGGGATGGGACACGCCCATCAGAGAGCTTAAGGAGAGATATAGAGCTTGGAAAAGTTCTTCTGAAAAACTTTGTGAACCTGACTGAAGAAGAGAGGGAGATGGTCAGGAGGTGGAGAAACCATCCAGAGGTTAGAAGGTGGATGTATACGGACCATGAAATAAGCGTGGAGGAACACAAGGAGTTTGTAGAAAACCTGAAAAGAGATAAAAGGAACTTTTACTATCTGGTATGCTCAGAGGGTAAGTTAATCGGTGTCATTTATCTAAATAAAGTGGACCTTCACAACCGCAATGCCTACTTTGGCATCTACGCAAACCCTGAGGAAAAGATACACGGTGCGGGGCTGATTCTTGAAAGGTCAGCCATAAGTCTTGCCTTTGAGGTGGCAGGACTTCACACTCTCAAGCTGGAGGTTATAGAGGACAACGAGAGGGCTACAAATTTTTACAAAAGGATGGGCTTTGTGGAGGAGGGCAGGCTCAGGGAGTTTGTGTTCAAGGATGGCAGGTGGAAAGATGTTATCGTGATGGGGATGATTAATCCTGCGAGCGAGCGAGCTTTATAA
- a CDS encoding ubiquitin-like small modifier protein 1: MAITVRVPTPLRRVTNGQGEVQVQAGTIREAIEKLEEAYPGFKERLVDEQGEVRRFVNLYLNDEDIRFLKGLDTELKDGDVLSIVPAIAGGQR, translated from the coding sequence ATGGCTATAACTGTTAGAGTCCCCACGCCGCTGAGAAGAGTAACCAACGGTCAGGGTGAAGTGCAGGTGCAGGCTGGCACCATAAGAGAAGCCATAGAGAAACTTGAAGAGGCATACCCTGGCTTTAAAGAAAGGCTTGTGGACGAGCAGGGTGAGGTAAGAAGGTTTGTGAACCTTTACCTTAACGACGAAGACATAAGATTTCTTAAGGGTCTTGATACAGAACTCAAAGATGGAGATGTTCTCTCTATAGTCCCTGCCATTGCAGGTGGTCAGAGGTAA
- the uvrB gene encoding excinuclease ABC subunit UvrB, with the protein MKTLSGFSIKTDLQPAGDQPGAIRELLENLESGVKEQVLLGATGTGKTFTIANVIEKHGKPTLIIAHNKILAAQLYRELKELFPDNAVEYFISYYDYYQPEAYIPEKDLYIEKDASINEILERYRHSATVSVLERRDVIVVASVSCIYGLGSPEAYYSMRVSLEVGQRLSLSRLTRKLVEIGYERSDYAIRRATFAVKGNALEVVPSDMEDQLIRVEFWDDEIESIELMDALNRHKIKDLKKVVLFPASHYVAPRDTIEEALQQIEKDLKERVEWFKSQGRMVEAQRLYQRTMHDMEMIRELGHCKGIENYSRYFDGRKPGEPPFTLLDYFPDDFLLVVDESHVTIPQVRAMYNGDRSRKEKLVEYGWRLPSALDNRPLKFEEFLQKLNQVIYMSATPGEWEVQRSKGIMVEQIVRPTGLLDPVVEVRPTRNQIEDLIREIGERRKRKERALVLTTTKRLAEEVAEYLNERGIKAKYMHSDLDAIERAKVVKELREGAVEVIVGVNLLREGLDLPEVSLVAILEADKEGFLRSYTSLIQTIGRAARNINGKAILYADRVTESMRRAIEETNRRRQIQERYNREHGITPKSIVKPIKELLAIEELDYVKLPVKLPKGISSEEDLIERINKLEKEMWECAKKWEFEKAARLRDEIKQLRELLKLI; encoded by the coding sequence ATGAAAACCCTGTCGGGGTTTAGTATAAAAACAGACCTCCAACCCGCCGGCGACCAGCCGGGAGCTATAAGGGAGCTACTGGAAAACCTTGAGTCTGGGGTAAAGGAGCAGGTGCTTCTGGGTGCCACAGGCACAGGCAAAACCTTCACCATAGCCAACGTCATTGAAAAACACGGAAAGCCGACCCTTATAATAGCCCACAACAAAATACTGGCCGCACAGCTCTATCGGGAGCTGAAAGAGCTCTTTCCAGACAATGCGGTGGAATACTTTATCTCCTACTACGATTACTACCAGCCAGAGGCATACATACCCGAAAAGGACCTCTACATTGAGAAGGACGCCAGCATCAACGAGATTCTGGAAAGATACAGGCACTCAGCCACCGTGTCCGTGCTTGAACGCAGGGACGTTATCGTGGTCGCCTCAGTTTCCTGCATATACGGCCTTGGCTCTCCGGAGGCTTACTACTCAATGAGAGTTTCCCTTGAAGTGGGACAGAGGCTGAGCCTGAGCAGGCTTACAAGAAAGCTAGTGGAGATAGGCTATGAGCGCAGCGACTACGCTATAAGAAGGGCGACCTTTGCAGTAAAGGGTAATGCCCTTGAAGTGGTGCCATCTGATATGGAAGACCAGCTCATCAGGGTAGAGTTCTGGGATGATGAAATAGAGTCCATAGAGCTGATGGATGCCCTCAACAGGCATAAGATAAAAGACCTTAAAAAGGTGGTGCTCTTCCCCGCAAGCCACTACGTAGCACCAAGAGACACAATAGAAGAAGCCCTCCAGCAGATAGAGAAAGACCTCAAGGAAAGAGTGGAGTGGTTCAAATCTCAGGGCAGGATGGTGGAAGCCCAGAGACTATATCAGAGAACCATGCATGATATGGAGATGATAAGAGAGCTCGGGCACTGTAAGGGTATAGAGAACTACTCCAGATACTTTGATGGCAGAAAGCCAGGAGAACCTCCCTTTACGCTCCTTGACTATTTTCCCGATGACTTCCTCCTTGTAGTGGATGAGTCCCATGTGACCATACCGCAGGTAAGAGCCATGTATAACGGAGACAGGTCAAGAAAGGAAAAGCTGGTGGAGTATGGCTGGAGACTGCCCTCCGCCCTTGACAACAGACCCCTCAAGTTTGAAGAGTTTCTGCAGAAACTCAACCAGGTCATATACATGTCTGCAACTCCGGGAGAATGGGAAGTTCAGAGAAGCAAGGGCATAATGGTGGAACAAATCGTGAGACCCACGGGACTTCTTGACCCTGTGGTAGAGGTGCGTCCCACGAGAAACCAGATTGAGGACCTGATAAGGGAAATCGGGGAGAGAAGAAAAAGGAAGGAAAGGGCTCTTGTGCTTACCACCACAAAGAGGCTTGCGGAGGAGGTTGCAGAATACCTTAACGAAAGGGGTATAAAGGCAAAATATATGCACTCAGACCTGGATGCCATAGAAAGGGCGAAGGTGGTAAAGGAGCTGAGGGAAGGTGCAGTGGAAGTAATAGTGGGCGTAAACCTTCTGAGAGAGGGTCTTGACCTGCCAGAGGTGTCTCTTGTTGCCATACTGGAGGCAGACAAGGAAGGCTTTTTAAGGAGCTACACCTCCCTTATACAGACCATAGGGCGTGCGGCGAGAAACATCAATGGCAAAGCCATACTTTACGCAGACAGGGTCACCGAGTCCATGAGGAGGGCCATAGAAGAAACCAACAGAAGAAGGCAGATTCAGGAAAGGTATAACAGGGAGCATGGTATAACACCAAAGAGCATAGTAAAGCCCATAAAAGAACTGCTGGCAATAGAAGAGCTGGATTATGTAAAACTACCGGTGAAGCTTCCAAAGGGCATATCCTCAGAAGAAGACCTTATAGAGCGTATAAACAAGCTGGAAAAGGAGATGTGGGAGTGTGCAAAGAAGTGGGAGTTTGAAAAGGCTGCAAGGCTCAGAGATGAGATAAAACAGCTAAGAGAGCTTTTAAAGCTCATATAA
- a CDS encoding class I SAM-dependent methyltransferase — protein MGHKFDPSKLQKLDDPGRLELFDPQKTLREFGLRKGMRVLDVGTGAGFYLPYLSEAVGPEGRVYAIDIEPLAVEYASNKVRSLGLSNVEVLPSEENRLPLPENTVDFVFMAFVFHELENPVDFMQEIKRVCKTLAYVAIIDWKKEERDKGPPPEEVYSEWEVGLMLEEAGLRVGRVVELGRYCFGVYAMVVKEEPERFHSPIKIPPGLV, from the coding sequence ATGGGACACAAGTTTGACCCCTCAAAACTTCAGAAGCTGGACGACCCAGGCAGGCTTGAGCTTTTTGACCCCCAGAAGACCCTCAGAGAGTTCGGGCTGAGAAAAGGCATGAGGGTGCTTGACGTGGGCACGGGTGCAGGCTTTTACCTTCCCTATCTTTCGGAGGCCGTAGGACCAGAAGGAAGAGTTTATGCTATAGATATAGAGCCACTCGCTGTGGAATACGCCAGCAACAAAGTCAGAAGCCTTGGACTTTCCAACGTGGAGGTCCTGCCCTCTGAAGAAAACCGTCTACCTTTACCAGAAAACACGGTGGATTTTGTCTTTATGGCTTTCGTCTTTCATGAGCTTGAGAACCCTGTGGATTTTATGCAGGAGATAAAAAGAGTTTGCAAAACTCTCGCTTATGTAGCTATAATAGACTGGAAAAAGGAAGAGAGGGACAAGGGTCCTCCACCAGAGGAAGTTTATTCTGAATGGGAGGTGGGTCTTATGCTTGAGGAGGCAGGCTTGAGGGTTGGAAGGGTCGTAGAGCTAGGCAGATACTGCTTTGGAGTCTATGCCATGGTGGTCAAGGAGGAACCAGAAAGGTTTCATAGCCCCATAAAGATACCACCAGGCTTGGTATGA